In the genome of Paroceanicella profunda, one region contains:
- a CDS encoding NAD(P)/FAD-dependent oxidoreductase has translation MTAADDCITRFPTLWSATAREADLSTPLAGDAVCDVAVIGAGYTGLTAAIALARAGRDVRVLDAGYPGWGGSGRNSGAVIRGFKSSRSALVKTFGKARGGAMAAFGDTVTDAVYDHVSEFGIACDLMRTGWILPAHNAAGLRRTEERQRTWSADGIGGLEMLDRAGLARRLGSQHYIGGMIDHAGASLNPLGYARGLARGALSLGAAVHGGTPVTAYREEGAGWRLDTPRGVVRARCVIVATNAYTGTLTPSVARSGVTIHTNIVATDVLSPEVARSILPGEEAVSDSRRVLYYWHKTPEGRVLFGTRGTLGGPLRERDFAHVQRAMLSVYPQLEGVGIGFRWSGRVCMTRDFLPHVDRPAEGLWTAHGYCGRGVAMATAYGRLIGETIAAGGSPADLPVPNDPAPALPRRPLKDIGITAMTQLYRALDLVT, from the coding sequence ATGACCGCCGCCGACGATTGCATCACCCGCTTTCCCACCCTCTGGTCCGCCACGGCGCGGGAAGCGGACCTCTCCACCCCGCTTGCCGGCGACGCGGTCTGCGATGTGGCGGTGATCGGCGCGGGCTACACCGGGCTCACCGCCGCCATCGCGCTGGCGCGCGCCGGGCGCGATGTCCGGGTGCTGGACGCGGGCTATCCCGGCTGGGGCGGCTCCGGGCGCAATTCCGGCGCGGTGATCCGCGGGTTCAAGAGCTCGCGCTCGGCCCTGGTGAAGACCTTCGGCAAGGCGCGCGGCGGCGCGATGGCCGCCTTCGGCGACACCGTGACCGACGCGGTCTACGACCATGTGTCGGAGTTCGGCATCGCCTGCGACCTGATGCGCACCGGCTGGATCCTGCCCGCGCACAACGCCGCCGGCCTGCGCCGGACGGAAGAGCGCCAGCGCACCTGGAGCGCGGACGGCATCGGCGGGCTGGAGATGCTCGACCGCGCCGGCCTCGCCCGCCGGCTCGGCTCGCAGCACTACATCGGCGGCATGATCGACCATGCCGGCGCCTCGCTGAACCCGCTGGGCTATGCCCGCGGGCTGGCGCGCGGGGCGCTCTCGCTCGGGGCGGCGGTGCACGGCGGCACGCCGGTCACCGCCTATCGCGAAGAGGGCGCGGGCTGGCGCCTCGACACCCCGCGCGGCGTGGTGCGCGCGCGCTGCGTGATCGTGGCGACCAACGCCTACACCGGCACGCTCACCCCCTCGGTGGCGCGCTCGGGGGTGACCATCCACACCAACATCGTGGCAACCGACGTGCTGAGCCCGGAGGTGGCGCGCAGCATCCTGCCCGGCGAGGAGGCGGTGTCCGACAGCCGCCGCGTGCTCTACTACTGGCACAAGACGCCGGAGGGCCGGGTGCTGTTCGGCACGCGCGGCACGCTGGGCGGGCCGCTGCGGGAGCGCGATTTCGCCCATGTGCAGCGCGCCATGCTCTCGGTCTACCCGCAGCTCGAAGGGGTGGGGATCGGGTTCCGCTGGTCCGGGCGGGTGTGCATGACCAGGGACTTCCTGCCCCATGTGGACCGGCCGGCGGAGGGGCTGTGGACCGCCCACGGCTATTGCGGCCGCGGCGTGGCCATGGCGACAGCCTATGGCCGGCTGATCGGCGAGACCATCGCCGCCGGCGGCAGCCCGGCCGACCTGCCGGTTCCCAACGACCCGGCCCCCGCCCTGCCCCGGCGCCCGCTGAAGGACATCGGCATCACCGCGATGACCCAGCTCTACCGCGCGCTCGACCTGGTGACCTGA
- a CDS encoding TRAP transporter substrate-binding protein codes for MRSRILGALVAAGIAVGGAPAAFAEDIAIAMHVDPSHEMFSVGRKLKELIEERSDGAFTVTLLGTEVGGERDHLEGASFGEYQIALGGSMPMSLYAPKYAASDLPFVYSSTAQARKVYEGELGEAVNAALVASANLRLVGISKRNPRNLTSNAPVRTPADVEGVRMRVPEIASWVKIWSALGALPSPIAWPEVYTSLQTGVIDMQENPVGYIHAGKLYEVQKYVDKTQHVYSFFHWLMNNDFYESLSEEDRAMIRGAIDEAIAWGDETTDTLQAELYADLEAKGMTVVEPDTAAFREKAAPAVREVAQGLDPQVRDYVLSFID; via the coding sequence ATGAGATCCCGTATTCTCGGAGCCCTCGTGGCTGCCGGCATCGCCGTCGGCGGCGCCCCGGCCGCCTTCGCCGAAGACATCGCCATCGCCATGCATGTCGACCCGTCGCACGAGATGTTCTCCGTGGGCCGCAAGCTCAAGGAGCTGATCGAGGAGCGTTCGGACGGGGCGTTCACCGTCACCCTGCTGGGCACGGAAGTGGGTGGCGAGCGCGACCACCTGGAGGGTGCGAGCTTCGGCGAGTACCAGATCGCCCTCGGCGGCTCGATGCCGATGTCGCTCTACGCGCCGAAATACGCCGCCTCCGACCTGCCCTTCGTCTATTCCTCCACCGCGCAGGCCCGCAAGGTCTACGAGGGCGAGCTGGGCGAGGCGGTGAACGCGGCGCTGGTTGCCAGCGCGAACCTGCGCCTCGTCGGCATCTCGAAGCGCAACCCGCGCAACCTCACCTCCAACGCCCCGGTGCGAACCCCGGCGGACGTGGAGGGCGTGCGCATGCGCGTGCCCGAGATCGCCTCCTGGGTGAAGATCTGGAGCGCGCTCGGCGCCCTGCCCTCGCCCATCGCCTGGCCGGAGGTCTACACCTCGCTGCAGACCGGCGTCATCGACATGCAGGAGAACCCGGTGGGCTACATCCACGCCGGCAAGCTCTACGAGGTGCAGAAATACGTCGACAAGACCCAGCACGTGTACTCGTTCTTCCACTGGCTGATGAACAACGACTTCTACGAGAGCCTGTCGGAGGAGGACCGCGCCATGATCCGGGGCGCGATCGACGAGGCCATCGCCTGGGGCGATGAGACGACCGACACGCTGCAGGCCGAGCTCTACGCCGACCTGGAGGCGAAAGGGATGACCGTGGTGGAGCCCGACACCGCCGCCTTCCGCGAGAAGGCCGCCCCGGCGGTGCGCGAGGTGGCCCAGGGCCTTGACCCGCAGGTGCGCGACTACGTGCTCTCCTTCATCGACTGA
- a CDS encoding 3-oxoacid CoA-transferase subunit B, whose translation MSAAIDTREDIKLSNAQIAWRAAQDIADGAYVNLGIGFPEMVARYQPPGRQAIFHTENGILDFGEAPPEGAEDWDLINAGKKAVTLKPGAAFFHHADSFAMVRGGHLDVAILGAYQVAQTGDLANWRVGSKGVPAVGGAMDLVHGAKDVFVITEHVTRKGEPKLVERCSFPLTGVGCVTRVYTSHAVIRIENGRFVLQEMLPGMSVAELQAMTGAELLIDGPVAELAVPAL comes from the coding sequence ATGAGCGCCGCCATCGACACCCGCGAAGACATCAAGCTCTCCAACGCCCAGATCGCCTGGCGCGCGGCGCAGGACATCGCCGACGGCGCCTACGTGAACCTCGGCATCGGTTTCCCCGAGATGGTGGCGCGCTACCAGCCGCCGGGCCGCCAGGCCATCTTCCACACCGAGAACGGCATCCTGGACTTCGGCGAGGCCCCGCCCGAGGGCGCGGAGGACTGGGACCTGATCAACGCCGGCAAGAAGGCGGTGACGCTGAAGCCCGGCGCCGCGTTCTTCCACCACGCCGACAGTTTCGCCATGGTGCGCGGCGGGCATCTGGACGTGGCCATCCTCGGCGCCTATCAGGTGGCCCAGACCGGCGATCTCGCGAACTGGCGGGTCGGCTCGAAGGGCGTGCCGGCGGTGGGCGGCGCGATGGACCTCGTGCACGGGGCGAAGGATGTCTTCGTCATCACCGAGCACGTCACCCGCAAGGGCGAGCCGAAGCTGGTCGAGCGTTGCAGCTTCCCGCTCACCGGCGTGGGCTGCGTCACCCGGGTCTACACCAGCCATGCGGTGATCCGGATCGAGAATGGCCGCTTCGTGCTGCAGGAAATGCTGCCGGGCATGAGCGTGGCCGAACTGCAGGCGATGACCGGCGCGGAGCTGCTCATCGACGGGCCGGTGGCCGAACTGGCCGTGCCGGCGCTTTGA
- a CDS encoding IclR family transcriptional regulator domain-containing protein, translating to MATPTRDLMGSFGKGLRVIEAFGAESPRMTIAEASARTGLDRATARRCLLTLAEAGYAEHDGKFFTLTPRVLRLGIGCLAAMPLPQIVQPSLDRLAEAIGQSTSVSILDGPEIVYIARAARRKVMSISLMPGSRLPAASTSMGRVLLAALPEAEARVILTARPIPARTPLTLTDPEAVMARIARARAEGYALIDQEVETGLRSIAVPLVNARGTVVAAVNIGAPAAQASVSDLAASYLDGLRGVQAEIRRMLSA from the coding sequence ATGGCCACCCCGACCCGTGACCTGATGGGCAGTTTCGGCAAGGGGCTGCGGGTGATCGAGGCCTTCGGCGCGGAATCTCCCCGCATGACCATCGCCGAGGCTTCCGCCCGCACCGGGCTGGACCGCGCCACGGCGCGCCGCTGCCTGCTCACCCTCGCCGAGGCCGGGTATGCCGAGCATGACGGCAAGTTCTTCACCCTCACGCCCCGGGTGCTGCGGCTGGGCATCGGCTGTCTTGCCGCCATGCCGCTGCCGCAGATCGTGCAACCCTCGCTGGACCGGCTGGCGGAGGCGATCGGGCAGTCCACCTCGGTGTCGATCCTCGACGGGCCGGAGATCGTCTACATCGCCCGGGCCGCGCGGCGGAAGGTGATGTCCATCTCGCTGATGCCGGGCTCGCGCCTGCCGGCGGCCTCCACCTCCATGGGGCGGGTGCTGCTCGCCGCGCTGCCGGAGGCGGAGGCGCGCGTCATCCTCACCGCGCGCCCGATCCCGGCCCGCACGCCCCTCACCCTCACCGACCCGGAGGCGGTGATGGCACGCATCGCCCGGGCCCGCGCCGAGGGCTACGCGCTGATCGACCAGGAGGTGGAGACCGGGCTGCGCTCCATCGCGGTGCCGCTGGTCAATGCCCGGGGCACGGTGGTCGCGGCGGTGAACATCGGCGCCCCGGCCGCGCAGGCCAGCGTCTCGGACCTCGCGGCGAGCTATCTCGACGGATTGCGCGGCGTGCAGGCGGAGATCCGCCGGATGCTCAGCGCCTGA
- the pcaF gene encoding 3-oxoadipyl-CoA thiolase has translation MTEAYICDYIRTPIGRFGGALSAVRADDLGAIPLKALMARNAGVDWEAVDDVIFGCANQAGEDNRNVARMSALLAGLPVSVPGTTMNRLCGSGMDAILAAARAIKAGEADLMIAGGVESMSRAPFVMPKATSAFSRQAEIYDTTIGWRFVNPVMKAQYGIDSMPETGENVAEDFSVSREDQDAFALRSQERAAAAQANGRLAREITPVTIPQRKGDPVVVAADEHPRATSMEALARLGTPFRKGGTVTAGNASGVNDGAAALIIASEAAVKAHGLTPLAKVLGGAAAGVPPRIMGIGPIAASRKLMARLGLTAEAFDVIELNEAFASQGLATLRALGIADDDPRVNPNGGAIALGHPLGMSGARISGSAALELVSGGGSKALATMCIGVGQGIAIALERV, from the coding sequence ATGACCGAAGCCTATATCTGCGACTACATCCGCACCCCGATCGGCCGTTTCGGCGGCGCGCTCTCCGCGGTGCGGGCCGATGATCTCGGCGCGATCCCGCTCAAGGCGCTGATGGCGCGCAACGCGGGCGTGGACTGGGAGGCCGTCGACGACGTGATCTTCGGCTGCGCCAACCAGGCCGGCGAGGACAACCGCAACGTCGCCCGCATGTCCGCCCTGCTGGCGGGCCTGCCGGTGAGCGTGCCGGGCACCACGATGAACCGGCTCTGCGGCTCGGGCATGGACGCGATCCTGGCCGCGGCACGCGCCATCAAGGCCGGCGAGGCCGATCTGATGATCGCCGGCGGCGTGGAGAGCATGAGCCGCGCGCCCTTCGTGATGCCCAAGGCCACCTCGGCCTTCTCCCGGCAGGCGGAGATCTATGACACCACCATCGGCTGGCGCTTCGTGAACCCGGTGATGAAGGCGCAGTACGGCATCGATTCGATGCCCGAGACCGGCGAGAACGTGGCGGAGGACTTCTCCGTCAGCCGCGAGGACCAGGACGCCTTCGCCCTGCGCTCGCAGGAGCGGGCGGCCGCGGCACAGGCCAACGGCCGGCTGGCGCGCGAGATCACCCCGGTGACCATCCCGCAGCGCAAGGGCGACCCGGTCGTCGTGGCGGCCGACGAGCACCCGCGCGCCACCTCGATGGAGGCGCTGGCCAGGCTCGGCACCCCGTTCCGCAAGGGCGGGACCGTGACCGCGGGCAATGCCAGCGGCGTGAACGACGGCGCCGCGGCGCTCATCATCGCCTCGGAAGCGGCGGTGAAGGCGCATGGCCTCACCCCGCTGGCGAAGGTGCTGGGCGGGGCGGCCGCCGGCGTGCCGCCGCGCATCATGGGCATCGGCCCGATCGCGGCCTCGCGCAAGCTGATGGCGCGGCTCGGCCTCACTGCCGAGGCGTTCGACGTGATCGAGCTGAACGAGGCCTTCGCCAGCCAGGGCCTGGCGACGCTGCGCGCGCTCGGCATCGCCGACGACGACCCGCGGGTGAACCCGAATGGCGGCGCCATCGCGCTCGGCCATCCGCTGGGCATGTCGGGGGCGCGCATCTCCGGGTCCGCGGCGCTGGAACTGGTGTCCGGCGGCGGCAGCAAGGCCCTCGCGACCATGTGCATCGGCGTGGGCCAGGGCATCGCCATCGCGCTCGAACGCGTCTGA
- a CDS encoding FCD domain-containing protein, whose translation MQTNPTGDRRLVKRKRMHEELVEMLSEDIRGGVFAVGDPLPSERELMEEFGVSRLTVREALGALEKSGLIAVRPGTRARVCEPSSDRLVELLSGTATFYISQPEGLRNFQDVRTLVETGLARMAAERARPEDITALGALLEANRASVGDTARFARTDMDFHLAIARIVGNPMLDAFYLAVDRWLHEVRLVTLAHEGQMQTAFAAHQQIFDAIRARDADRAFGAMRAHLLQVNSMHTPGR comes from the coding sequence ATGCAGACGAATCCGACAGGCGACCGGCGGCTGGTGAAGCGCAAGCGCATGCACGAGGAACTGGTGGAAATGCTGAGCGAGGACATCCGCGGCGGCGTCTTCGCCGTGGGCGACCCCCTGCCCTCCGAGCGCGAGCTGATGGAGGAGTTCGGCGTCTCGCGGCTCACGGTGCGCGAAGCCCTAGGCGCGCTGGAGAAATCCGGCCTCATCGCCGTGCGCCCCGGCACCCGGGCACGGGTGTGCGAGCCCAGCTCCGACCGGCTGGTGGAGCTGCTCTCCGGCACGGCGACCTTCTACATCTCCCAGCCCGAGGGGCTGCGCAACTTCCAGGACGTGCGCACGCTGGTGGAAACCGGCCTCGCCCGCATGGCCGCCGAACGCGCCAGGCCGGAGGACATCACCGCCCTCGGCGCGCTGCTGGAGGCGAATCGCGCCTCCGTGGGCGACACGGCGCGGTTCGCGCGCACCGACATGGACTTCCACCTCGCCATCGCGCGCATCGTGGGCAACCCGATGCTGGATGCCTTCTACCTGGCGGTGGACCGCTGGCTGCACGAGGTGCGCCTCGTCACCCTCGCCCACGAGGGCCAGATGCAGACTGCCTTCGCCGCGCACCAGCAGATCTTCGACGCCATCCGCGCACGCGATGCGGACCGCGCCTTCGGCGCCATGCGCGCGCACCTGCTGCAGGTCAACAGCATGCACACGCCCGGACGCTGA
- the otnK gene encoding 3-oxo-tetronate kinase — MLLGCIGDDFTGSSDLANTLAKQGMRVTQYSGVPTAPAEAGVEAGVVALKSRTIAPQEAIAQSLKALEWLQAQGCRQFLFKYCSTFDSTPEGNIGPVAAALAERLDAWKVIVCPVFPATGRTLFEGHLFVNGKLLSESGMQDHPLTPMTDPDIRRWLARQTEMPVGHVSMAAVRRGAEAISAAFEAEHSAGRRLLVTDAIADADLMEIGAAAAGLPLITGGSGIAMGLPENFRREGLLAGGGYDWQGSDGPCVVLSGSCSIATRGQVAYHKARHPALQITVDDVIAGTTTAEGVADWLLAQEGLPLAYATAEPAVVRAAQETYGRARAASAIEDLFAEVTRLVVARGATRIIAAGGETSGAVVEALDLDALAIGPEIAPGAPALAAGPLRLTLKSGNFGDETFFETAAKILGGA; from the coding sequence ATGTTGCTGGGCTGTATCGGTGACGATTTCACGGGATCGAGCGATCTCGCCAACACGCTGGCCAAACAGGGCATGCGGGTGACGCAGTATTCCGGCGTGCCCACCGCCCCGGCCGAGGCCGGCGTGGAGGCTGGTGTCGTCGCGCTGAAATCGCGCACCATCGCGCCGCAGGAGGCCATCGCCCAGTCGCTGAAGGCGCTGGAATGGCTGCAGGCGCAGGGCTGCCGGCAGTTCCTGTTCAAGTACTGCTCCACCTTCGACAGCACGCCGGAGGGCAACATCGGCCCGGTGGCCGCGGCGCTGGCAGAGCGGCTGGACGCCTGGAAGGTCATTGTCTGCCCGGTGTTCCCGGCCACGGGGCGCACGCTGTTCGAGGGCCATCTCTTCGTGAACGGCAAGCTGCTCTCGGAAAGCGGCATGCAGGACCACCCGCTCACCCCGATGACCGACCCGGACATCCGCCGCTGGCTGGCACGGCAGACGGAGATGCCCGTGGGCCATGTCTCCATGGCCGCGGTGCGCCGGGGCGCGGAGGCGATCTCGGCGGCCTTCGAGGCCGAGCACTCCGCCGGACGCCGCCTGCTGGTGACCGACGCGATCGCCGACGCGGACCTGATGGAGATCGGCGCCGCCGCCGCGGGCCTGCCGCTCATCACCGGGGGGTCGGGCATCGCCATGGGCCTGCCGGAGAACTTCCGCCGCGAGGGGCTGCTGGCCGGCGGCGGCTATGACTGGCAGGGCTCGGACGGGCCCTGCGTGGTGCTCTCGGGCTCCTGCTCCATCGCCACGCGCGGCCAGGTGGCGTATCACAAGGCCCGCCACCCGGCGCTGCAGATCACCGTGGATGACGTGATCGCCGGCACCACCACCGCCGAAGGCGTGGCGGACTGGCTGCTGGCGCAGGAGGGACTGCCGCTGGCCTATGCCACCGCCGAGCCCGCCGTGGTGCGTGCCGCGCAGGAGACATACGGCCGCGCGCGCGCCGCTTCCGCCATCGAGGACCTCTTCGCCGAGGTCACCCGCCTGGTGGTGGCGCGCGGCGCGACCCGCATCATCGCCGCGGGGGGAGAGACCTCCGGCGCCGTGGTCGAGGCGCTGGACCTCGACGCCCTCGCCATCGGCCCGGAGATCGCGCCCGGCGCCCCGGCGCTGGCCGCCGGCCCGCTGCGGCTCACCCTCAAGTCCGGCAATTTCGGCGACGAGACCTTCTTCGAGACCGCCGCGAAGATCCTGGGGGGCGCATGA
- a CDS encoding GntR family transcriptional regulator, whose translation MERNSPSPAASVTPEGQTRGDAVYEGLKARILGHDFRMGTPLREDEVAGWFGASRLPAREALKRLELEGLVERLGRKYAIRAYSFPEILVTYRIRAALEHLAVDLACAQAGEEDLARIAAVLDQQAGALRTASRGEFSELDSVFHLGLARIGRNPALLRELEVILNRVRLIRSNEIDVDSGPPGAYADHCRIFEALRRRDAATARAELDYHYSTTLRLHRLAAPETTTGPAT comes from the coding sequence ATGGAACGCAACAGCCCGTCCCCCGCCGCCAGCGTGACACCCGAAGGGCAGACCCGCGGCGACGCCGTCTACGAAGGTCTCAAGGCGCGGATCCTGGGGCATGACTTCCGCATGGGCACGCCCCTGCGCGAGGACGAGGTGGCCGGCTGGTTCGGCGCCAGCCGCCTGCCGGCGCGCGAGGCGCTGAAGCGGCTGGAGCTGGAGGGGCTGGTGGAGCGGCTGGGCCGGAAATACGCCATCCGCGCCTACAGTTTCCCCGAGATCCTGGTGACCTACCGCATCCGCGCGGCGCTGGAGCACCTGGCGGTGGACCTCGCCTGCGCCCAGGCCGGGGAGGAGGACCTCGCCCGCATCGCCGCCGTGCTCGACCAGCAGGCGGGCGCGCTGCGCACCGCGAGCCGGGGCGAGTTCTCCGAGCTCGATTCGGTGTTCCACCTCGGCCTGGCGCGGATCGGGCGGAACCCGGCGCTGCTGCGCGAACTGGAGGTGATCCTGAACCGCGTGCGGCTGATCCGCTCGAACGAGATCGACGTCGATTCCGGCCCGCCGGGCGCCTATGCCGACCATTGCCGGATCTTCGAGGCCCTGCGCCGCCGCGACGCGGCCACCGCGCGCGCGGAGCTGGACTACCACTATTCCACCACCCTCCGGCTGCACAGGCTCGCCGCCCCGGAGACCACCACGGGACCCGCGACATGA
- a CDS encoding aldolase: protein MSEEADLRERICFFARSLFERGLTSGSTGNISARLSDGGLLVTPTGSSMGRLDPARLSRFDASGRLVSGDKPTKEMPLHSAFYETRKGAGAVVHLHSTHSVALSLLPETDPENVLPPLTPYAIMKLGRVKLLPYFRPGDAAMGAAVRGLAGRRAAVLLANHGPVVASKDLEAAVYAMEELEETARLALLTRGMSPRLLTEAQVSDLVTTFEVDWD, encoded by the coding sequence ATGAGCGAGGAGGCCGACCTGCGCGAGCGCATCTGCTTCTTCGCGCGCTCGCTGTTCGAGCGGGGGCTGACCAGCGGCTCCACCGGCAACATCTCCGCCCGGTTGTCGGACGGCGGGCTGCTCGTCACCCCCACCGGCTCCAGCATGGGCCGGCTGGACCCGGCGCGCCTGTCGCGGTTCGACGCCTCCGGGCGGCTGGTCTCCGGTGACAAGCCGACCAAGGAAATGCCGCTGCATTCGGCCTTCTACGAGACGCGGAAGGGCGCGGGGGCGGTGGTGCACCTGCATTCCACCCATTCCGTGGCGCTCTCCCTGCTGCCGGAGACGGACCCGGAGAACGTGCTGCCGCCGCTCACCCCCTATGCCATCATGAAGCTCGGCCGGGTGAAGCTTCTGCCCTATTTCCGCCCCGGAGACGCGGCGATGGGGGCGGCGGTACGCGGCCTCGCGGGCAGGCGCGCGGCGGTCTTGCTGGCCAACCACGGCCCGGTGGTGGCCTCGAAGGACCTCGAAGCGGCCGTCTATGCCATGGAGGAGCTGGAGGAGACCGCGCGGCTGGCCCTGCTCACCCGCGGCATGTCCCCCCGCCTGCTCACCGAGGCGCAGGTGAGCGACCTGGTGACGACCTTCGAGGTGGACTGGGACTGA
- a CDS encoding 3-oxoacid CoA-transferase subunit A, with the protein MDKTCASPAEAVAEIGDGATVMIGGFGGSGAPIELIHALIDKGPKGLTVINNNAGNGRIGIAAMIDAGMVAKMVCSFPRSSDPRAFTEAYLEGRVALELVPQGTLAERIRAGGAGIPAFYTPTGYGTELAEGKKIEEFDGRPYVQERWLKADFALVKAELGDIHGNLTYRHAGRNFGPLMCMAAARTLVQVSRIVPLGGIDPEHVVTPGIFVDRVVEVPDPAQEELLIRAGASYA; encoded by the coding sequence ATGGACAAGACATGCGCCAGCCCGGCCGAGGCCGTGGCGGAGATCGGCGACGGCGCGACGGTGATGATCGGCGGTTTCGGCGGCTCCGGCGCGCCGATCGAGCTCATCCACGCGCTGATCGACAAGGGGCCGAAGGGCCTCACCGTCATCAACAACAACGCCGGAAACGGCCGCATCGGCATCGCCGCGATGATCGACGCGGGCATGGTGGCGAAGATGGTCTGCTCCTTCCCGCGCTCCTCCGACCCGCGCGCCTTCACCGAGGCCTACCTGGAGGGCCGGGTGGCGCTGGAACTGGTGCCGCAGGGCACGCTGGCGGAGCGGATCCGCGCCGGCGGCGCCGGCATCCCGGCCTTCTACACCCCCACCGGCTACGGCACCGAGCTTGCCGAGGGCAAGAAGATCGAGGAATTCGACGGCCGCCCCTACGTGCAGGAGCGCTGGCTGAAGGCGGATTTCGCGCTGGTGAAGGCGGAGCTGGGCGACATCCACGGCAACCTCACCTACCGCCACGCCGGGCGCAACTTCGGCCCGCTGATGTGCATGGCCGCGGCGCGCACGCTGGTGCAGGTGTCGCGCATCGTGCCGCTGGGCGGGATCGACCCGGAACACGTGGTGACCCCGGGCATCTTCGTCGACCGTGTGGTCGAGGTGCCGGACCCCGCGCAGGAAGAACTTCTCATCAGAGCCGGAGCGAGCTACGCATGA
- a CDS encoding TRAP transporter small permease, with protein MTASRSSAAPSVPARLAAGFWSIVETVTIVSFFAMLAIMFVQVMSRYALGIGVPWTDEASRFLYIAEIFLGAAVAQRYGAQIRITVLLDMLPPRTARVLEAASDVITLVICGAVIVGAWGMMQRTANVAASTLPIPFAWLYFVQGLGIVLLALLVLRDLAVKLGLAAPSTRSLSE; from the coding sequence ATGACTGCCTCCCGCTCAAGCGCCGCGCCATCGGTCCCGGCCCGCCTCGCTGCCGGCTTCTGGAGCATCGTCGAGACCGTCACCATCGTGAGCTTCTTCGCCATGCTGGCGATCATGTTCGTGCAGGTGATGTCGCGCTACGCCCTGGGCATCGGCGTGCCCTGGACCGACGAGGCCTCGCGCTTCCTCTACATCGCCGAGATCTTCCTCGGCGCGGCCGTGGCGCAGCGCTACGGCGCGCAGATCCGCATCACCGTGCTGCTCGACATGCTGCCGCCGCGCACCGCCCGCGTGCTGGAGGCGGCGAGCGACGTGATCACCCTCGTCATCTGCGGCGCCGTCATCGTCGGCGCCTGGGGGATGATGCAGCGCACCGCGAACGTCGCCGCCAGCACCCTGCCGATCCCCTTCGCCTGGCTCTACTTCGTCCAGGGCCTCGGCATCGTGCTGCTCGCCCTCCTGGTGCTGCGCGATCTCGCGGTGAAGCTCGGCCTCGCCGCCCCGTCCACCCGGAGTCTTTCCGAATGA
- a CDS encoding HWE histidine kinase domain-containing protein: MRTTPESDFALGDHAFLQGGGAMAREIRAFDWGSTPLGRIETWSAALKITVSTLLNSAFPKCLCWGDGLTMIYNDAFIPILDAKHPCLGRPFLEVWSDVAEEIRPIALRALAGDSTFIEDFALTTNRSGTFEQANFTFCYSPIRDEHGVVRGMLDTVVETTGKVRAEALAELRNRELVHRSRNAYALVSALVNHSFRSAQALPEIKDMLQLRIEALVRAQDLLMETETGSVSLDVVSRRALGPFLDDSDRVEIRGPEVFIGREQVTTLCLALHELGTNSMKYGALGLPSGRVLLGWQIDSLSQPAVFRLEWRESGGPPVTQPAAQGFGSTLIAHSLPMAFRGTVELDYAPAGFRLTLAADAARLLDEHQDARD, from the coding sequence ATGCGCACGACGCCCGAGTCCGACTTCGCCCTGGGCGATCATGCGTTCCTTCAGGGCGGAGGGGCGATGGCGCGGGAGATCCGGGCGTTCGACTGGGGCTCCACCCCGCTGGGGCGCATCGAGACCTGGTCCGCGGCGCTGAAGATCACCGTGAGCACCCTGCTCAATTCCGCCTTCCCGAAATGCCTGTGCTGGGGCGACGGGCTGACGATGATCTACAACGACGCCTTCATCCCGATCCTCGACGCCAAGCACCCCTGCCTGGGCAGGCCGTTCCTGGAGGTGTGGAGCGACGTGGCGGAGGAGATCCGGCCCATCGCCCTGCGCGCGCTGGCCGGAGACTCCACCTTCATCGAGGATTTCGCGCTCACCACGAACCGCTCCGGCACGTTCGAACAGGCGAACTTCACCTTCTGCTACAGCCCGATCCGCGATGAGCACGGCGTGGTGCGCGGCATGCTGGACACGGTGGTGGAGACCACGGGCAAGGTGCGGGCCGAGGCGCTGGCCGAGCTGCGCAACCGCGAGCTCGTGCACCGCTCGCGCAATGCCTATGCGTTGGTCTCCGCGCTGGTCAACCATTCCTTCCGCAGTGCGCAGGCCCTGCCGGAGATCAAGGACATGCTGCAGCTGCGTATCGAGGCGCTGGTGCGCGCGCAGGACCTGCTGATGGAAACCGAAACCGGCAGCGTGAGCCTGGACGTGGTGTCCCGGCGCGCCCTCGGGCCGTTCCTGGATGATTCCGACCGGGTGGAGATCCGCGGGCCGGAGGTGTTCATCGGCCGCGAGCAGGTTACCACCCTCTGCCTCGCGCTGCATGAGCTGGGCACCAACTCGATGAAGTACGGAGCGCTGGGGCTGCCCTCCGGCAGGGTGCTGCTGGGCTGGCAGATCGACAGCCTGTCGCAGCCCGCCGTCTTCCGGCTGGAGTGGCGCGAGAGCGGCGGCCCGCCGGTCACGCAGCCGGCCGCGCAGGGCTTCGGCAGCACGCTGATCGCGCACAGCCTGCCGATGGCCTTCCGCGGCACCGTCGAACTGGATTACGCGCCCGCCGGCTTCCGGCTGACCCTCGCCGCCGATGCGGCCCGGCTGCTGGACGAGCACCAGGACGCCCGGGACTGA